A region from the Marinitoga litoralis genome encodes:
- a CDS encoding efflux RND transporter permease subunit, with translation MKKLGEFILKNSKMIFLVLVIITVLSIFYISKLEIRPGFLDLLPSDDPYVKVYEEATNEFKSIDSVIIGIEGNREDIINYIENISAKLKNLEYIDAIYYKNPIDFISKNIFLLSPERDRKILKELYTATNLEEFFRSINVMFSEPEGGYKINESEKKQFEYIISSFENLLHSIEKVDEDGIKENLKNMLFGDKYLISQDGSFGMIIIRPTINSNDIEKVVELVNSIENIVKSESEKYNVKSGLTGTLVIARDEMVVTERDMMVATSVSLILILLIFILGFRSFRYMILAVVPLILGIIWSLGFADISIGSLNIMTVMMGAILAGLGIDYSIHIISLFIELRKNGLSINDAIIGVFEKNIRGVVAGAITTAIGMGIFSISSFPGFREFGIVLSSGIILTLLASVFGLTILLKKFGKKYKDPGNYFVIDYDVKKYRKFVLIAFSLVLVLSFVKISNIEFDKNMMNIEAKGLESIELNGKILEKFEFSPDNTIFISDNLSEAKTLHTELKELTVFSEIDSIVNYIPATEDQIIGLRLSSEIKNKEYIEKDIGNFKPELNSLNFNLTKSALALNLIGQKEMGDYLRDIVKDGVLLRIAKKDNDDLNKIQNTILFTLKELREILNTKDLITLENLPEEIKNNYIGKTGKFLTTAYTNGDIWNVDFQKEYFNALDKIKSKNASGTALIFLRVIQISSKEGTKILLMTILFIFIVLLFDMKSLKYAIISLLPMVLSIIILLGIMGWFDIKFNVVNIIALPLIIGIGVDDGIHLIHRYRKEKDLRISLKSTGKAITMTTLTTGAAFGSFILSKYRGFVGFGLLLLLGVVFSYIITVFLVTSIISYLDDKN, from the coding sequence ATGAAAAAATTAGGGGAATTTATTTTAAAGAATTCAAAAATGATATTTTTAGTATTAGTTATTATTACAGTATTATCGATATTTTATATTTCTAAGTTAGAAATTAGACCAGGTTTTTTAGATTTATTACCTAGCGATGATCCCTATGTGAAGGTATATGAAGAGGCAACAAATGAATTTAAAAGTATTGATAGTGTAATTATTGGAATAGAAGGAAATAGGGAAGATATTATTAATTATATTGAAAACATATCGGCTAAATTAAAAAATCTAGAATATATTGATGCAATATATTATAAGAATCCTATAGATTTTATTTCAAAAAATATATTTTTGTTAAGTCCTGAAAGAGATCGAAAAATTTTGAAAGAATTATACACAGCAACAAATTTAGAAGAATTTTTTAGATCTATAAATGTTATGTTTTCTGAACCTGAGGGTGGATATAAAATTAATGAAAGTGAAAAAAAGCAGTTTGAATATATTATAAGTTCTTTTGAAAACTTATTACATAGTATAGAAAAAGTAGATGAAGATGGAATTAAGGAAAATTTGAAAAATATGTTATTTGGAGATAAATATTTAATATCTCAAGATGGATCTTTTGGAATGATAATTATTAGACCGACAATAAATTCAAATGATATTGAAAAGGTTGTTGAATTAGTAAATAGCATTGAAAACATAGTTAAATCAGAATCTGAAAAATATAATGTTAAATCGGGTCTAACGGGTACTTTAGTAATTGCAAGAGATGAAATGGTTGTTACAGAAAGAGATATGATGGTAGCTACTTCGGTTTCATTGATTTTAATCTTATTAATATTTATTTTAGGATTTAGAAGTTTTAGATATATGATATTAGCAGTTGTTCCTTTAATATTAGGAATTATTTGGTCTTTGGGATTTGCTGATATAAGTATAGGTTCTTTAAATATTATGACAGTTATGATGGGAGCGATATTAGCTGGATTGGGTATTGATTATTCTATTCATATTATTTCATTATTTATAGAATTAAGAAAGAATGGATTATCTATAAATGATGCGATAATAGGTGTATTTGAAAAAAATATAAGAGGAGTTGTTGCAGGTGCTATAACTACAGCAATTGGTATGGGGATTTTTTCTATAAGTTCTTTCCCAGGTTTTAGAGAATTTGGTATAGTTTTATCTTCAGGTATAATTCTAACCTTATTAGCATCAGTATTTGGATTAACTATATTGTTGAAAAAATTTGGGAAAAAGTATAAAGATCCAGGTAATTATTTTGTAATTGATTATGACGTAAAAAAATATAGGAAATTTGTTTTAATAGCCTTTTCTCTTGTATTAGTATTATCATTTGTTAAAATATCAAATATAGAATTTGATAAAAATATGATGAATATAGAAGCAAAAGGATTAGAAAGTATAGAATTAAATGGAAAAATATTAGAAAAATTCGAATTTTCTCCTGATAACACAATATTTATTAGTGATAACTTATCCGAAGCAAAAACATTACACACGGAATTAAAAGAGTTAACAGTATTTTCCGAGATAGATAGTATTGTCAATTATATTCCAGCAACGGAAGATCAAATAATTGGATTAAGGCTATCAAGTGAAATAAAAAATAAAGAATATATTGAAAAAGATATTGGGAATTTTAAGCCGGAATTAAATAGTCTAAATTTTAATTTGACTAAATCTGCATTGGCATTAAATTTAATAGGTCAAAAAGAAATGGGAGATTATTTGAGAGATATAGTAAAAGATGGTGTTTTGTTAAGGATAGCAAAAAAGGATAACGATGATTTAAATAAAATACAAAATACTATATTATTTACATTAAAAGAATTAAGAGAAATATTAAATACAAAAGATTTAATTACTCTTGAAAATTTACCTGAAGAAATAAAAAATAATTATATAGGAAAAACAGGGAAGTTTTTAACAACAGCATATACAAATGGTGATATTTGGAATGTAGATTTTCAAAAAGAATATTTCAATGCTCTGGATAAAATAAAATCGAAAAATGCTAGTGGAACCGCTTTGATTTTTTTAAGAGTTATTCAAATATCATCAAAAGAAGGAACAAAAATATTATTAATGACTATACTATTTATATTTATTGTATTATTATTTGATATGAAAAGTTTGAAGTATGCAATAATTTCATTACTGCCAATGGTATTGTCTATAATTATATTATTAGGAATTATGGGTTGGTTTGATATTAAATTTAATGTAGTTAATATTATAGCTTTACCTCTTATTATTGGTATTGGTGTTGATGATGGTATTCATTTAATACATAGATATAGGAAAGAAAAGGATTTAAGAATATCTCTAAAGAGTACTGGAAAAGCAATTACAATGACAACATTGACAACTGGAGCAGCTTTTGGTTCATTTATATTATCAAAATATAGAGGTTTTGTTGGTTTTGGACTATTATTGTTATTAGGTGTTGTGTTTAGTTATATAATTACAGTATTTTTAGTTACATCAATAATAAGTTATTTAGATGATAAAAATTGA
- a CDS encoding PfkB family carbohydrate kinase: MKIDVYGAIFFDLYIFGDKPHESKIYEMPGGSGFNIAYLLYKLGYDVHFNSFLGDDFKGEYIYNIIPFKNIERKKEKTATFISKNDIPIAVERKINDSAFDKLEKKSNIAVITTELSKKELIKIEKLNYETIFFDIGPRPFISNDIFSNAIVFGTEKECEYRECDIIKMGIKGIKYKDKIFESNGSKAKYKTGLGDIFDAFFIHYYLKTNNIESSIIKAISKVEKVLYVPGPYNKIINLIR; encoded by the coding sequence ATGAAAATAGATGTATATGGCGCCATCTTTTTTGATTTATATATATTTGGTGATAAGCCACATGAAAGTAAAATATATGAAATGCCCGGAGGTTCAGGATTTAATATAGCATATTTATTGTATAAACTTGGTTATGATGTTCATTTTAATAGTTTTTTAGGAGATGACTTTAAAGGTGAATATATATATAATATTATACCATTTAAAAATATAGAAAGAAAGAAAGAGAAAACAGCGACATTTATATCTAAAAATGATATTCCCATAGCTGTTGAAAGAAAGATAAATGATAGTGCGTTTGATAAATTAGAAAAAAAATCAAATATAGCAGTTATTACAACAGAACTATCAAAAAAAGAATTGATAAAGATAGAAAAATTGAATTATGAAACAATATTTTTTGATATAGGACCAAGACCATTTATATCAAATGATATATTTAGTAATGCAATAGTTTTTGGAACCGAAAAAGAATGTGAATACAGAGAATGTGACATAATAAAAATGGGGATTAAAGGTATCAAGTATAAAGATAAAATATTTGAAAGTAATGGTTCAAAAGCAAAATATAAAACAGGATTAGGCGATATATTTGATGCTTTTTTTATTCATTACTATTTAAAAACTAATAATATTGAATCATCTATAATAAAAGCTATAAGTAAGGTAGAAAAAGTTTTATATGTACCAGGTCCATATAATAAAATAATTAATTTAATAAGATAA
- a CDS encoding class I SAM-dependent methyltransferase encodes MTRYDYIAKYYDKLLFSLEEKYLDKYRKKFVNKIEGYTLDLAVGTGNNIKYYPKNSKVVLIDKSEKMLEIAKNKAKERNDLQLEFIQSSVENLPFNENTFDTILSIDVFCSVNNPFKSMKKVYNVLKPGGKGIFVEHGLTGNILKDIWLYISTLITYPLVGSSMIRKPLDYIQYANFKLVEYGYLNKSFYYFIVRKE; translated from the coding sequence ATGACTAGATATGACTATATAGCAAAATATTATGATAAATTACTTTTTTCCTTAGAGGAAAAATACCTAGATAAATATAGGAAAAAGTTTGTTAATAAAATTGAAGGTTACACATTAGATTTAGCCGTCGGGACAGGAAACAACATAAAATACTATCCAAAAAATTCTAAAGTTGTTTTAATAGATAAAAGCGAAAAAATGTTAGAAATAGCTAAAAATAAAGCTAAAGAAAGAAATGATTTACAATTAGAATTTATACAATCTTCCGTAGAAAACTTACCATTTAACGAAAATACTTTTGATACAATATTATCAATTGATGTTTTTTGTTCAGTAAATAATCCATTTAAATCAATGAAAAAAGTGTATAATGTTTTAAAACCAGGAGGAAAAGGTATATTTGTTGAACATGGACTAACAGGAAATATATTAAAAGATATATGGCTATATATCTCTACATTAATTACATATCCTCTTGTAGGTTCTTCTATGATAAGAAAACCTCTTGATTATATACAATATGCAAATTTTAAATTAGTTGAATATGGTTATTTAAATAAATCATTTTACTATTTTATAGTTAGAAAGGAGTAA
- a CDS encoding YjjG family noncanonical pyrimidine nucleotidase, translating to MKYEIVYFDLDHTLLDFEKSEKYALFEVLKELNLPTKDEYLEIYKPINEKWWKLFSEGKFPKEIIIVERFKEFFNVIGIDGNINYNKISDLYLENLSHLGFFLNGAKELLEELKRINQRMAAITNGVEKVQQGRSKSLNLENYFEFILTSEKVGKPKPYPLIFFEAAKIANVPIEKSIYIGDNPDSDYLGAKNAGMDFILFDPENKHNLDCIKVKNYDELLKLLI from the coding sequence ATGAAATACGAAATTGTTTATTTTGATTTAGATCACACTTTATTGGATTTTGAAAAATCAGAGAAATATGCACTTTTTGAAGTTTTAAAAGAACTAAATCTTCCTACAAAAGATGAATATTTGGAGATTTATAAACCTATAAATGAAAAGTGGTGGAAATTATTCTCTGAAGGGAAATTTCCAAAAGAAATTATCATTGTTGAGCGTTTTAAAGAGTTTTTTAATGTTATAGGGATAGATGGGAATATAAATTATAATAAAATTTCTGATTTGTATTTAGAAAATCTATCTCATTTAGGTTTTTTCCTCAATGGGGCTAAAGAATTATTAGAAGAATTAAAAAGAATAAATCAAAGAATGGCTGCCATTACAAATGGTGTAGAAAAGGTTCAACAAGGAAGGAGTAAATCATTAAATTTAGAGAACTATTTCGAATTTATTTTAACATCTGAAAAAGTTGGAAAACCTAAACCCTATCCATTGATATTTTTTGAGGCAGCAAAAATTGCTAATGTTCCTATTGAAAAATCTATATATATAGGAGACAACCCAGATTCAGATTATTTGGGGGCAAAAAATGCTGGAATGGATTTTATTCTTTTTGATCCAGAAAACAAACATAATCTAGATTGTATAAAAGTAAAAAATTATGATGAATTATTAAAATTATTGATTTAA
- a CDS encoding methyl-accepting chemotaxis protein — MKSMKSQMILIIILISLLPMLIFVAFSTYQNYYKSYNNITDHLESATKNRATILKTYFKPIFDMANMLSNDANVKGAYENKYDERTWMLKNFENILKNYTNFEAVYLGLKDGTMLLKPDLDLPSDYDPTIRPWYKTAIAKPGKVVVSEPYADASSGNILITVSKTVTDENGKIIGVLGIDLSIKNLVGEFLGEQLFEEEVPYIINDNGITLIHEDSEKWGLDVSSQEFFTKANSDSGIVKYTYNNITKLAFYYKLPELGWTVYDAIPESVIRNSVWKETYIYLVIFIIIAIVAFILGISFVNNVIVKPIIRMSNEMEKVGKGELNVRVEVNSKNELGELANIINKTIESLALLVNKVKESSETLIKTSSGVSESIEKNAALNNNIYSEIEDINAKIQDASSSLEETTAGVEEIAAAAQSVSKSTQEVMERTTETSELAKQGTKNVEEVKNKINTVNETAKENAKTVKSLANETANIQEIVDTINSITEQTNLLALNAAIEAARAGEAGKGFAVVADEIRKLAEESKKATEEIAVILGKIQENAKQVDKETENVVNSITETNRMIFEIAEQFESITEKIEQISMMIDNTAASAEEQTASTEEIAAAVDTANKSVLSVSEDVTHFKNEIAEQNKDFVKLEKAAKELSELSNELNELIKQFKL; from the coding sequence ATGAAAAGTATGAAAAGTCAAATGATACTTATTATTATTTTAATTTCTTTGTTGCCAATGCTTATTTTTGTTGCATTTAGTACTTATCAGAATTACTATAAGTCATATAACAATATTACTGACCATTTGGAATCAGCGACAAAAAATAGAGCAACGATTTTAAAAACTTATTTTAAACCAATATTTGATATGGCAAACATGTTATCAAATGATGCAAATGTAAAAGGTGCTTATGAAAACAAATATGATGAAAGAACATGGATGTTAAAGAATTTTGAAAATATATTAAAAAATTATACAAATTTTGAAGCTGTGTATTTAGGATTAAAGGATGGAACAATGTTATTAAAACCAGATTTAGATTTGCCATCAGATTATGATCCTACAATAAGGCCATGGTATAAAACGGCTATAGCAAAACCGGGAAAAGTAGTTGTATCAGAACCATATGCTGATGCTTCTAGTGGAAATATCTTAATAACTGTATCAAAAACTGTAACTGATGAAAACGGTAAGATAATTGGAGTGTTAGGAATTGATTTATCAATAAAGAATTTAGTTGGAGAATTTTTAGGAGAACAACTTTTTGAAGAAGAAGTTCCATATATAATAAATGATAATGGAATTACTTTAATTCATGAAGATTCTGAAAAGTGGGGGTTAGATGTAAGTTCTCAAGAATTTTTCACAAAAGCAAATTCTGATTCAGGTATAGTAAAATATACATATAATAATATAACAAAATTAGCTTTTTATTATAAGCTTCCAGAACTAGGTTGGACTGTTTATGATGCAATTCCTGAATCTGTAATAAGAAATTCTGTTTGGAAAGAAACGTATATTTATTTAGTTATATTTATAATAATTGCAATAGTAGCATTTATTCTAGGTATATCTTTCGTCAACAACGTCATAGTTAAACCAATAATAAGAATGTCAAATGAAATGGAAAAAGTAGGAAAAGGAGAATTGAATGTAAGAGTAGAAGTAAATTCAAAGAATGAATTAGGAGAATTGGCAAATATAATTAATAAAACAATAGAATCACTAGCATTATTAGTTAATAAAGTAAAAGAATCTTCAGAAACATTAATAAAAACATCCTCTGGAGTATCAGAATCTATAGAAAAAAATGCAGCATTAAACAATAATATATATAGTGAAATAGAAGATATAAATGCAAAAATACAAGATGCATCATCATCATTAGAAGAAACTACAGCTGGAGTAGAAGAAATAGCAGCAGCAGCTCAAAGTGTCTCAAAATCAACACAAGAAGTAATGGAAAGAACAACAGAAACATCTGAATTAGCAAAACAAGGAACGAAAAATGTAGAAGAAGTGAAAAATAAAATAAATACTGTTAATGAAACAGCAAAAGAAAATGCAAAAACAGTAAAATCATTAGCGAATGAGACTGCAAATATCCAAGAAATAGTAGATACAATAAACTCAATAACTGAACAAACAAACTTATTAGCATTAAATGCTGCAATAGAGGCAGCAAGAGCAGGAGAAGCTGGAAAAGGTTTTGCGGTTGTAGCTGATGAAATAAGAAAATTAGCAGAAGAAAGTAAAAAAGCCACAGAAGAAATAGCTGTAATATTAGGAAAAATACAAGAAAATGCAAAACAAGTAGATAAAGAAACTGAAAATGTAGTAAATAGCATAACAGAAACAAACAGAATGATATTTGAAATTGCAGAACAATTTGAAAGCATAACAGAAAAGATAGAACAAATATCAATGATGATAGATAACACAGCAGCTTCTGCAGAAGAACAAACAGCATCAACAGAAGAAATAGCAGCAGCAGTTGATACAGCAAATAAATCAGTATTAAGTGTATCAGAAGATGTTACACACTTTAAAAATGAAATAGCAGAACAAAATAAAGATTTTGTTAAATTAGAAAAAGCAGCAAAAGAATTATCTGAGTTAAGTAATGAATTAAATGAATTAATTAAGCAATTTAAGTTATAA
- a CDS encoding alpha-mannosidase, with translation MYHKINHEVLRIKEIIKDLYPYQYIDIIPINNWEFEQNGKVSNIEIGYEWNYTTFPVIFRNEIKIPKDYYGEFWFGGETLIKIDGKPYGEINEYHKEIDFSFISNNINHIIEAEVVPYNLFGTPSTKTIFEKANFIKINHNMRKLIRYFVGISQLIELSNNESLNNELSDLINKTFKLIELPRETTYYLSTIERSPLKKQLSTLWARPQFEKFSGEYINVDVPLEYIENKLDNLRNKYPKIGNVYISGHAHIDYAWLWPIEETKRKIVRTFSNAVLLAKKYKDFTFTQSSAQMYKDIENTELFENIKNLISEGKWDANGGMWVESDTKIPSLESLIRQFYYAQLYFKEKFEEYSNVCWLPDVFGFSWILPQIAKQAKIELFFTTKMTWNEKNDFPYDICYWKGIDGSKIIYHSFKNPKEGYNGFLDAECVLKTFNNFRNADIFNGTLLTYGYGDGGGGPSEEHMIDFEVTNKLPFVPKIIPTTGRKFSNTLKEEIKDKKIPVWDNELYFEFHRATHFSQLRTKRYHKFLEDELFFSEGILALKNIDNSILENSWKKLLTREFHDILPGSSIKEVYDQANNTLSREIKRCKEIVDEQISSSNDYRIINFSNYESDEYFISDKKFELLAQRTYDGKYLYKIDALDKFTISKLKEGIPKLVNVNLKNDDILENENYLVEVYKDGMKIIDKKYSRELFDGKGNKMMIYEDIPLAWGAWDIDYHYNEFGKEILADNIEVVENGELRKVIKTTYKYETSKIEQYIILNNNSQRIDIKTNIDWHLRKKLLKVIFPIKVLSRYARFDISGGYITRPTHKNTSYEQAMFEVYMHRWVDISEPDFGVAILNDGLYSSSIEENVLDLSLLHGPIYPDLIADEGTHEILYSIMSHPNNIAEIYKESEKINKPLKILKKELIEVKNYIDVSPLKVIAFYQKENKKILRLVEVEGRRGKANMKVKFDFSEAYMSNILEEKIKELDGTIEYEPFKIYTVIFEY, from the coding sequence AAAGATTATTATGGAGAATTTTGGTTTGGTGGAGAAACGTTAATAAAAATAGATGGGAAACCATATGGGGAAATAAATGAATATCACAAAGAAATAGATTTTTCATTTATTTCTAATAATATTAATCATATAATTGAAGCGGAAGTTGTTCCGTATAATCTATTTGGAACCCCTTCAACTAAGACTATTTTTGAAAAAGCGAATTTTATAAAAATTAATCATAATATGAGAAAATTAATAAGATATTTTGTTGGAATATCTCAATTAATTGAATTGTCAAATAATGAATCATTAAATAATGAATTATCCGATTTAATTAATAAAACATTTAAATTAATAGAACTTCCTAGAGAAACTACTTATTACCTTTCTACAATAGAAAGATCCCCTTTAAAAAAACAACTTTCAACATTATGGGCAAGACCTCAATTTGAAAAATTTTCTGGAGAATATATTAATGTTGATGTTCCTCTTGAATATATTGAAAATAAACTAGATAATTTAAGGAATAAATATCCAAAAATTGGTAATGTATACATATCAGGACATGCGCATATTGATTATGCATGGTTATGGCCAATTGAAGAAACAAAAAGAAAAATTGTAAGAACTTTTTCAAATGCAGTATTATTAGCAAAAAAATATAAGGATTTTACCTTTACTCAATCAAGTGCTCAAATGTATAAAGATATTGAAAATACAGAATTATTTGAAAATATAAAGAATTTAATCAGTGAAGGAAAATGGGATGCAAATGGTGGCATGTGGGTCGAGTCTGACACGAAAATTCCTTCGTTGGAATCATTAATCAGACAATTTTACTATGCACAATTGTACTTTAAAGAAAAATTTGAAGAATATTCTAATGTTTGCTGGTTACCAGATGTTTTTGGATTTTCGTGGATATTACCCCAAATTGCTAAACAAGCAAAAATAGAATTATTTTTTACAACCAAAATGACTTGGAATGAAAAAAATGATTTTCCATATGATATTTGTTATTGGAAAGGAATAGATGGCAGTAAAATAATATATCATAGTTTTAAAAATCCAAAAGAAGGATATAATGGATTTTTAGATGCAGAATGTGTACTGAAAACTTTTAATAATTTTAGAAATGCTGATATTTTCAATGGGACATTACTTACATATGGTTATGGCGATGGAGGCGGTGGGCCATCTGAAGAACATATGATTGATTTTGAAGTGACAAATAAACTACCTTTTGTTCCTAAGATAATTCCTACAACAGGAAGAAAATTTTCTAATACTCTTAAGGAAGAAATAAAAGATAAAAAAATACCAGTTTGGGATAATGAATTATATTTTGAATTTCATAGAGCAACACATTTTTCTCAATTAAGAACAAAAAGATATCATAAATTTTTGGAAGATGAACTATTTTTTAGTGAAGGAATATTAGCATTAAAAAATATTGATAATAGTATTTTAGAAAATTCATGGAAAAAACTATTGACAAGGGAATTTCATGATATTTTGCCTGGTTCATCGATAAAAGAAGTGTATGATCAAGCAAATAATACATTGAGTAGAGAAATTAAAAGGTGTAAAGAAATCGTGGATGAACAAATCTCAAGTTCAAATGATTATAGAATAATTAATTTCAGTAATTATGAAAGTGATGAATATTTTATATCAGATAAAAAATTTGAACTATTAGCTCAAAGAACATATGATGGAAAATATTTGTATAAAATAGATGCATTAGATAAATTTACTATATCAAAATTAAAAGAAGGAATACCAAAATTAGTGAATGTTAATTTGAAAAATGATGATATATTAGAAAATGAAAATTACTTAGTAGAAGTATATAAAGATGGAATGAAAATAATCGATAAAAAATATAGTAGAGAATTATTTGATGGCAAAGGTAATAAGATGATGATATATGAAGATATACCTTTAGCTTGGGGAGCTTGGGATATAGATTATCATTATAATGAATTTGGTAAAGAAATATTGGCAGATAATATAGAAGTAGTAGAAAATGGAGAATTAAGAAAGGTTATAAAAACAACCTATAAATATGAAACATCAAAAATAGAACAATATATTATATTAAATAATAATTCACAGAGAATAGATATTAAAACTAATATAGATTGGCATTTAAGAAAGAAACTTTTAAAAGTAATATTTCCTATTAAAGTATTATCAAGATATGCAAGATTTGATATATCAGGGGGTTATATTACAAGGCCTACTCATAAAAATACATCATATGAGCAAGCAATGTTTGAAGTATATATGCATAGATGGGTAGATATATCAGAACCGGATTTTGGAGTGGCAATATTAAATGATGGATTATATAGTTCATCAATAGAAGAAAATGTATTAGATCTATCTTTACTACATGGTCCTATTTATCCTGATTTAATTGCCGATGAAGGTACTCATGAGATATTATATTCAATTATGAGTCATCCTAATAACATAGCAGAAATATATAAAGAATCTGAGAAAATAAATAAACCACTAAAAATATTAAAAAAAGAATTAATAGAAGTAAAAAATTATATAGATGTTTCTCCTTTAAAAGTAATAGCTTTTTATCAAAAGGAAAATAAAAAAATTTTAAGATTAGTGGAAGTTGAAGGAAGAAGAGGAAAAGCTAATATGAAAGTTAAATTTGATTTTAGTGAAGCATATATGTCAAATATCCTAGAAGAGAAAATAAAAGAATTAGATGGAACTATTGAATATGAACCATTTAAGATTTATACTGTTATTTTTGAATATTAA